The genomic stretch CAAAATAAATTTAGtactataatataataataaatggtAAAATAGAAATATGAGATACTTTACGAAAGGAATATATACTTAAGTAACAACATGAACTTAGAATAAACTAAACTAATTCTCAATTTGTTTTGATGAAGAAATTATTTTACTTGGTTtcataattttcttttaaacCCTCAATTTTGAAGGTATTTCATGTCATTTATTATCCACTCTTATACTTTACTACTGCAAATTATAAATAGGTCAAACATgtcacttatattttattatttttcccGTCCTATAAGACTAtgtattcttttatttttagttaatcCCATAAGAGTgtgcattttttaatttaagaaaTTCATTTCTCTCTAAGAGGTATGACTCATTCTCCgataacaataatttaattactttttctttctatctcatttattttattatgcattaaaatatatatccaaccaaaattacatatttgtaTTACTGAAtttttcaacatatttttttaactttttttaaaatccgCTTCAAAATTAAAGTGAATAATTATTTAGAACAGAGACGTATTTATTTTGAGCGATACTCCgcttattagagcatccacaataggaatagcccagcaatagcccagtcatagcctagccacaaactcctcctgccacatcatcaacactaaaaatcctcctgccacattatAAATaccccagccatagcctagccacatcataaatagcccaaccacatcaatagccacatcactcaaaattatactccctccgtcccggactacttgcacttatttcctttctgagCGTCcaaagttatttgcactctttccatttttagtaaaaattatcacctacagccgcaattgttgactttgctaaacactcattccttaatctccgtgtcgaaaaggaaatgtgcgagtagtccgggacggagggagtataaaacaaataattaacaatcacataaaatacgcaatttaatttacgagacatatacgagaaaattcaataatattattaaaatttaaaaagtacattaattaaaaaaattacataattaacaaaaaactactgccgtgcagtcctccgcgcccataactcttcaattaaatccttttggagtcgaatatgagcctccgtttggcgcatgtcggcatgtgcttggagacggccgtcttcatcgtgaggtaccccactccgtacgttgggggcggccacgccgtggcttggaccggcttcattatcatcgttggcccaatcagtcagttgtacaccttcatcttcgacaatcatgttgtgcatgataatacatgcgtacattatatctgcaatgcagtcgacatgccacaaacgcgttggccccttaactgccgcccatcgagactggagcacaccaaatgcgcaatctacgtccttgcgcgccgactcctgccgtgccgcaaagtaggtcttcctctcatctgatgcgcatcggatcgtcttcacaaagacgggccacctagggtatatcccatccgccaagtagtagcccatatcttgccggttgccgttggcgacaaaactgatggccggaccgacaccctgacactgctcgttgaaaagtggcgacgagttgaggacgttgaggtcgttgttcgaaccggctatcccaaaatacgcatgccaaatccacagccggtaatcagctacgacctcgaggatcatcgtgggattcttttcCTTGTAGTCGgccgtgtagaaccccttccaggaagcgggacagttcttccactcccaatgcatacaatctatgctgcctaacattcccgggaacccatgcttctccccgtgcatctgcatcagatcctggcagtcttcgggggtagggcttcgaaggtactgatcactgaatacttcaatcacgccctgacagaaatacttcatacattccagggcagtcgtctcaccgatgtggaggtactcgtcccacatgtctgccgcgcctccgtaggccaactgccggattgccgcagtgcacttttgaataggtgtgtggtcgggtctgccagacgcatcgtgcctgaagcggaaatacagttATCGTTGCTTTAAatcgttaacaatacgcataaacagggacctgctcatcctaaaacggcgcctgaaaaggttggcgttgaactgCGGCTcatgtgcgaagtagtcttcgtataggcccTGATGTGCacctacgtgatcacgatcaatcaccgctcgACGGTGTACCACTgggcgaggtcgaggtaccgccggctgcaagaccctctgcatccattgatcaatctcacggttcgtataggcctctagcgcttcgttcattaaacactcgtactcctcagcatccccaccactactactaccggcgttactcatttctaggtgttgatcttgtacagaaattaaaatagagagagtactcgttaaaacaagtagtgcgaatgaaaatgacgtgcaaagcgcgtatatatagtgtttaaaaaaaaacgcgctaggcggtgcgctaggcgatccggacgctacaatagcgccgagcggatcgcccagcgcaccgcctagcgccacgggaCCACcaagcgctaggcggtttttaaatTCGGAAATGGCTGGGCGAttgcaatagaccgcctagcgcaccgcttagcgccggcgctcggctaggcggtgcgttagacgctattgtggatgctcttactactGATAATTATTTTCGGACTAAAAAATGAGCAATTGGTTACTCAGTTACTCTTACCTAGTGTGGGGCCctccaaataaaaatataattagaaATTTACAATAAGTTTTATCAATCTGTCTTCCCCAATCTCAGATCTTCAGCTAAAAACACATCAAACATATGCATACACATTAGATACAGAGTGTAATTCGGCTACAAACGAATCGATTTGTCAAGATGATGTCCGGCAATTACACTTCGATCGACAACCAAAATGTTGGCGGATCTGTTCCGGTAATTTGTTTCTCTGTTGCTAGATCTGATTTTACCTACTAGCTTTTCTTCTATATGCGATTGATAGATTTGTTGGTGTCGATATTGTTGCAGGCAGTCGCCGATGCGCCGGCGCATGTTGCCGTGAAATTTGCTggtaattttgatttttcactccattttccttttttttttcttccaacgGGAATTTGATTGTTCTGATGAATAATTTGCACCTTTTTGGATGACGATATTGTGTCCAGATTCCAGTCTTCAGACATTTCCGCCTTCGGGAGCTCAGGGGAAAATATCCGGTGCCGCACAACCTCCTCGTGATGCCGATggtatttttcttatttattgaGTTTTAAGTATGTGATTGAAGTTTGTTTGGATTATATGCATTATGTTTTGAATGGAAAACATGAGCTGCTTTTgagtttatgttttttttttataattttttttgttgttgtggtGATTGGATTATTTGAACTGCTCCAGATTTGTTAGTTATCAGATTTGAGTGATTTGGCTGTAGTGAATTGTGCTATGATCCTGAACTTAGAGAATTACtgttaaattttattaaaatgtgCTGTGTTACTGTGAATTAGGTTGCTCTGTTCATGTAATCAATATGTTAGTGCTATTAACGAGATCAGTAAAATAACATAGGAGATGTATGAATGTAGTTTGTGGCGTTGTAGCTTCTTATTGTAAGTCTTTTCTCTGTTTTGCTGTGCCTGAATTCAAATCAACCTCTTCTGTACGGATTCCTTTTATTTATTGTTGTTGTGCTTTTGATTCAACTTCAGTGATTCTCAATGTATGTTCTTTCTTGATTTAGATTCGTTTGGCAAACCAGTGTCTGGTTCTGACGAACCTCAGCAAAGCGGTTGGTTTCGGTCATTCACAATTGCTGCATACAAGCCTTATTTTGATGTTGATACGGCAGATGTTTTAGAGAGGATAAGAGATTCGCTGTTTCCTTTCAACGGAACCTTCTCTGAAAAGACTGCTAATAACCCAGATTTGTGAGTTTGCTATATGACACACTTATCTGACTCTGTTTGCATTGGTTTTAGTTCACACAACCAAGCACTTAAGCTGCATTGGTTTTAGTTTACACAAGCAAGCACTTAAGCTACAAGGTTTGAGTATCTTCCCAATTATAGAGGAGTAAACATAAGCAGAGTCGGGAATTAATTAAGATTTAAGAATGTATACTGTTTTCCGCTAAGAACTGAACATTTTCATTTGGTTTGTTTCATTTCAATCATGCATCCATGAACCTATCCATTCTTGACTCAATTGGATGTTGTAAATTTTCCATGATGAGGGCCATTTGTCGTACCATGATCAGCAAGAGAACCATGGGCAATATGCCTATTACTGCTTTGTCTTTTAGAATTCTTCAAAAGGTATCTACCATTTGAACACAGACTAGGGATTTTCCATGTTATTATCCAAATGGAATTCTGTCTGCTGAGTTGAGTTGGGTAAAagttgaaaataaaatgattagTTTGTTTTTGTTGTAATAAACATACATTGCAGTGTATCGGTTTAAATGAGGAAAGAATGGGTTATAAAATAATTCTAGTATTTACCCATTAAGTATTATAACATTCCAAAACTCCTAGTATTAGTTATGATGATATCAGGAAAGAGCGAATAAATTTCCAGATTCGTGGCAATATACTGAAACTCACAAGTAGATATTTAAATGTCTCCCCACTATAATTTGCCTATCTGTTTGAATGTTATGTCCTAGTCTCCTAAGTAATGCTTTGATTTAGCTCTTGATTTGCTCCATTAAATCAATTTgataggagtagtatatttgGATGTATGCCACATTATATTGGAAGGGCTCATGTCTTTTTATCTGTGTGGTCTGTGATAATCTGGTCAATTAAGCATGTTCATGCGAAGGCGTAAGAGATTCACTTGTTAAAAGACTAGCCTCTAATTTTTATGTTGGGCACTAAGATATGTTCATGCCAACGCTACTCCAGCACACTGTACTTGTTAAGACTTAAGAACCATTAGATATGAGGATGCATCATATGTCTTAGTCTGACAACTAACCATGCACCTTAGACACACATTGCATTATCACTGTCATATACCCTACCAGCTTATGcacataaatatataatatttgaAGTCAAACTTATCTATGTGAATGAGTACAATGCAAGACATAATATGAATACATAGAAACTTTTTTGTAGTTTCCAAGTAATATTGCTTTGTCCAGGAGAAATACAATACTCTGTTTATGGATTGGTGCTGGCCCTTTGTACTTTAagtgttttgttttcatttaatCATGAAATAATGCAAGAAATGAACTGCATAGCTGCAGAATTTAACATATTTGATTTATAAGCAAATGTATGTATTTGTCACTTTGTGGATGCATGCTCGCTAAATTCAGGACATCAAATTTGCAACTTGTGTGGTCATTTTGTAGATAAACATTGGGATGGGAATGGGATTGATATTTTGAACCTAGTACAGTTGGTATATGTATCGGTAGAGAACATATAATCATATGATCTTACATACAAGTTTGACATCTACAATACCTCTATATTTGTGGTTCAGCTTTACCATCCTGATCTCGAACAATGAATTTGgtattttattgttctttttgTTTACAGGTACGGGCCTTTCTGGATCTGCACTACCTTGATATTTGTGGCAGCTTCCATTGGAACATTTGTTACCTATGTAGCACACAAAGTGCAGAAAAAAGAATGGGACTACGATATCAATCTGATGACCTGGTCTGCTGGTCTATTTTACGGCTATGTCTCTATAGTGCCTCTTGCCCTGTATTTAATCCTGAAATACTTCTCCGCTCCATCCGGCTTTGTCCATCTCCTCTGTCTGTATGGCTACTCACTGTTTGTCTTCATTCCCGCTATGGTAAGATAAAAAAGTTGCATCTTTCTTCCCATGGTTTGATTCTTTCGAGCTTGGAGAGTGTCTCTTCTTGTCTGCTGTTTGTTGAGTGGCTCTATTGTTGAGATATAAACATTATTTTTTGGGTTTTCGTTGCAGTGTTTATCTGTTATACCTCAGGAAATCGTGAGATGGGTAGTCGCTGGTGTAGCTGGCTTCATGTCCGCTTCATTCGTTGCCCTCAACCTGAGAAACCACATAAAGTCTGCCGGTGAGAGGTGGTTCCTCATTGTTGCTGGTATCTTCTTGTTGCAGCTGGCTCTTGCTTTGGTGCTTAAACTCTATCTGTTCACCATCTCTGTATAACCGTAATTGTCAtcttagagagagagagagagagagagagagagagagagagagagagagagagagttgtggacttcattttttaaaaaatctacTACTATATGCTAATTGTAAGTTGGATGAAATATACCATAGTCATTCATTTTTGGCGATGTTGTACGTGTTTTAATGGATCAAAATGTGAATACTCCATATATACCTTGAATTCAATCAAGATGTTGGTTTTAATTTTTGGGCTTTACTATTATATGTATTAGATGTAAATGAAAAATGtgtgaaattatatttataaattaaaagcACAAAAAGGTTATATAAACTCTTACTACTCCGTATTACTCCGTTTCTGTAGCAGAGTTCTTAATTTATGCCCAATATTTCTTAATTCTCTTCAACTCACAAAGTGTGTGGATTGGTATTTGTTGAGAGggaatcattattattattgctGTGTTATTTGTCCCATATCCATATGCTTTTGATTGCTTCTCATCGATTAAACTTTTTTGTCTTCATTTAACTCACACTGTTTCTCAGAATATTCGCATGTTCATTATATTCATACATAAACTAAGATTCCGTTGGTTAAGATATTACCGGAAAAGTTAATTTCAGTATTAGGAATTCTGATTTCTGGACAAGTTTTTAGCTATAGTGGAAAACTAAAATTTAATCGAGTCGTAGCAATGTAAATCTATGCAacaaaaaggtagaaaaaaCAGAAAACCAATTGGAAAACTTCCATATCAGAATGGCcaaatttattgattttatgtAATTCAAGTATTCAAATTTCCGATCTCCTAATTAGAGTGTAAACATGTTAGCTATAGATATGTTCAATTGTAATCTCAACATGATTATTTAGAAAATTCAAAACACCTACAATggattttattgattttatgtAATTCAAGTATTCAAATTTCCGATCTCCTAATTAGAGTGTAAACATGTTAGCTATAGATATGTTCAATTGTAATCTCAACATGATTATTTAGAAAATTCAAAACACCTACAATGGATTAGGTGTTGCTGCTCGTCAcgtaacttagtcattttagtatttaaataattaattgattgTCCAAACTATTATGTGTtgatattatttaataaaaatgtctGAAAGGTACCACCAACCGCTAAATCTCATTATTCAATGCCCATGAAAACAATAATAGTATTAGTAACATGTcatataataattattcatgGGTTTTCTACAATTTATCTCTTAAAATTGTGTTACACTCGCGCACATAATTCACAATTAATTATTCCAacttcattttatattttaaaaatataatataaccACCGCCCTGTAGACTGTATATAATGAgacattata from Salvia splendens isolate huo1 chromosome 4, SspV2, whole genome shotgun sequence encodes the following:
- the LOC121799056 gene encoding protein YIPF1 homolog, whose translation is MMSGNYTSIDNQNVGGSVPAVADAPAHVAVKFADSSLQTFPPSGAQGKISGAAQPPRDADDSFGKPVSGSDEPQQSGWFRSFTIAAYKPYFDVDTADVLERIRDSLFPFNGTFSEKTANNPDLYGPFWICTTLIFVAASIGTFVTYVAHKVQKKEWDYDINLMTWSAGLFYGYVSIVPLALYLILKYFSAPSGFVHLLCLYGYSLFVFIPAMCLSVIPQEIVRWVVAGVAGFMSASFVALNLRNHIKSAGERWFLIVAGIFLLQLALALVLKLYLFTISV